Sequence from the Ornithinimicrobium humiphilum genome:
AAGCGGGCGAGCGCGCGCGGGTCCGTCACGGCGCCCACCCCCAGGAGGACGCGCGGCAGGGGCGCCGGGCCACGCCGGGTCACCGCAGCTCCTCCACGAGCCACTCCCCCGGCACCACCGGTCCCTCCAGGCAGGGCCGCAGGACCCGCTCGACGAGCCGACCGTCCCGGTCCGTCGTCCGCACCGGCAGGTCGCACGTGCCGCACAGACCGGTGCCGCAGACCACCCCGTCGGTGGCGAGGTCCAGCGCCGCCACGCGCACCGCCATGCCTCTGCGCAACCCACGGGCCGCGACGTCGCGCAGCACCCGGACCGGCCCGGCGGCGTAGAGCACCGCAGCGTCGGACGCCTCGCCGTCGAGCACCCGGTCGACCGCGGCCGGCAGGTCCGGCGGCAGCGCCAGCACGACCGAGCGGGCGTGCCGACGCAGGTGCACGAGGTCGAGGTGCTGCTCCGGGTCGTCGGCGCCCAGCACCACGTGGACCGGGCAGCCGCGAGCGCGCAGCAGCTCGGCGAGCCACCGCAGGGGCACGGCGCCCACCCCCTGCCCGACGAGGACGGTGGGCACCGGGCTGGCGGGTGCGCGGAAGCCGGAGCCGAGCGGACCGAGCAGACGCATCCGCTCCCCCGGTGCCGTCCCTCGGACCACGTCGAGCAGCAGCTCCATGCTGGTCCCGTGGACCGGGTCGACCGAGACCCCGGCCAGCCAGTGCACCTCGGGCAGCACGCGGCCCGCGAGGGGGTCGACCGGGACCACGACGAGCTGGCCGGGGCGTGCCCCGGCCAGCGCCGTGCCGGGCCCGCCGGCCACGGTCAGGCTGACGACGTCACGGGCGCCGGCGGGGCGCACCGCCGTCACCACCGCCTCCATCGCCTGCACCGGGGCCGCCACGGGCAGGCCGGGTCAGACCGCGGACCGCTCGGCGGCCCCTCGCGAGAAGAGGTCCAGGCGCCCGGAGTGCTCCTGCAGCGACGCCACGGTGAGCGGGCCCTCGCGCATCGCCTCGATGCCGAGCACGGCGGCGGCGAGCTGCTGCACGGTCGTGATGATCGGCTTGTCCAGGCTCGTGGTGGCGGCACGGATGGCGTAGCCGTCCGCCCGGGCGTCCCGGCCGGACGGCGTGTTGATCACCATGTCCACCTCGCCGGCCGTGATCAGGTCGACCACCGTGGGCTCCCCTCCCCGGCCCTGCCCGTCGCCGTGCTTGCGGACCACCCTGGCAGAGATGCCGTTGCGGCGCAGTACGTCGGCGGTGCCGGCGGTGGCGATCACGGTGAAGCCGAGGTCCACCAGGCGCTTGACCGGGAAGATCATCGAACGCTTGTCCCGGTTGGCCACGGACACGAAGACCGTGCCCCGGGTCGGCAGGCTGGAGCCCGCCCGCAGCTGGCTCTTGGCGAAGGCCGCGCCGAAGCTCGCGTCGATGCCCATGACCTCACCGGTCGAGCGCATCTCGGGCCCGAGGATCGAGTCCACGGCCTGACCCGTCTGGGTGCGGAAGCGCCGGAACGGCAGGATCGCCTCCTTGACCGAGAAGGGCGCGTCGGTGGGCATCGACCCGCCGTCGGTCTCGCGGGGCAGGACGCCCTCCTCGCGAAGCTCGGCGATGGTGGCGCCGAGCATGACGCGGGCGGCGGCCCGGGCCAGGGCCACCCCGGTCGCCTTCGCGACGAACGGGACCGTGCGGCTGGCGCGCGGGTTGGCCTCGAGCACGTAGAGGACGTCCTGCGCGAGGGCGAACTGCACGTTGATCAGGCCGCGCACGCCGATGGCGTCGGCGAGCCGACGCGTGGCCTCGCGGACCTGCTCCAGCTCGCTGCGGCCGAGGGTGAACGGCGGCAGCACGCAGGCCGAGTCGCCGGAGTGGATGCCGGCCTCCTCGATGTGCTCCATGATGCCGCCGACGTAGAGGTCGTGACCGTCGTAGATCGCGTCGACGTCGATCTCCACCGCGGTGTCCAGGAAGCGGTCGACGAGCACCGGGTGCTCGGGCGAGGCCTTGGTGGCCCGCCCGACGTAGGCGGCGAGGGTCTCGTCGTCGTAGACGATCTCCATGCCCCGGCCTCCCAGGACGTAGGAGGGCCGCACGAGGACGGGGTAGCCGATCTCGTGCGCGACCTCGAGCGCCTCGTCGACCGAGTAGGCGATGCCGTGGCGCGGCGCGGTGAGGCCGGTCTCGGCGAGGATGCGGCCGAAGGCGCCCCGGTCCTCCGCCAGGTGGATCGCCTCCGGCGAGGTGCCCACCACCGGCACGCCCTCGGCCTTGAGCGCCGCGGCCAGCCCCAGCGGGGTCTGCCCGCCGAGCTGCACGATCACGCCAGCCAGCGGGCCGGCCTGACGCTCGGCGTGGACGACCTCGAGCACGTCCTCGAGCGTGAGCGGCTCGAAGTAGAGGCGGCTGGAGGTGTCGTAGTCGGTCGAGACGGTCTCGGGGTTGCAGTTGACCATCACGGTGTCGAAACCGTGCTCGCGCAGCGCGAGCGAGGCGTGCACGCAGGAGTAGTCGAACTCCACGCCCTGCCCGATGCGGTTGGGGCCCGAGCCCAGGATGATCACCGCCGGCCGCTCGCGCGGCGCGATCTCGGTCTCCTCGTCGTAGGAGGAGTAGTGGTAGGGCGTGCGGGCCACGAACTCGCCCGCGCAGGTGTCAACGGTCTTGTAGACCGGCCGGACACCCAGGGCGTGCCGGACGCCGCGGACGACGGCCTCGGTCATGCCGGTCAGCCCCGAGAGCTGGGCGTCGGAGAAGCCGTGCCGCTTGGCACGGCGCAGCAGCGCGGGGGTGAGCTGCCCGCCGGAGGCGGCGCGGGCGGTGCTGCGCACCTCCTCGGCGATCCCGTTGACCAGGGCGATCTGGTCGAGGAACCAGGGGTCGATCCCGGTGGCGTCGTGGACCTCCTCGACGGTGCAGCCGCCGCGCATCGCCTGCTGGACGAGCACGAGGCGCCCGTCGGTCGGCGTGCGGGCCTGGTCGAGCAGCGCCCTCGCCATCTCGGGGGTCGGCATCTCCTCCTCGCGCCAGTGGAAGGAGCTGCCGCGCCGCTCCACCGAGCGGAGGGCCTTCTGCAGCGCCTCGGCGAAGCTGCGGCCGAGCGCCATGACCTCGCCCACCGACTTCATGGTGGTGGTGAGGGTGGGATCGGCGGCCGGGAACTTCTCGAAGGCGAAGCGGGGCACCTTGACCGCGACGTAGTCGAGCGCCGGCTCGAAGGCGGCCGAGTAGAACTCGCCGGACCCGGCCCCGCCGGAGGTGATGTCGTTGGGGACCTCGTCGAGGGTGTAGCCCAGCGCCATCTTGGCGGCGATCTTGGCGATCGGGAAGCCGGTGGCCTTGGACGCCAGCGCCGAGGAGCGGGAGACGCGGGGGTTCATCTCGATGACGATCACCCGGCCGTCCTCGGGGTTGACCGCGAACTGGATGTTGCAGCCGCCGGTGTCGACGCCGACCTCGCGGATGACCGCGATGCCGATGTCGCGCAGCCGCTGGTACTCCCGGTCGGTGAGCGTCATCGCCGGGGCGACGGTGATGGAGTCCCCGGTGTGCACGCCCATCGGGTCGAGGTTCTCGATCGAGCAGACGACCACGACGTTGTCCGCGTGGTCGCGCATGATCTCGAGCTCGTACTCCTTCCAGCCGAGGATCGACTCCTCCAGGAGCACCTCGGTGGTCGGGCTGTCCTGCAGGCCGGCGCCGGCGATGCGGCGCAGCGACTCCTCGTCGTGGGCGAAGCCCGAGCCCAGGCCGCCCATGGTGAACGACGGGCGGACGACGACCGGGTAGCCGAGGTCCTCCGCGGCGGCCAGGACCTCGTCCATCGTGTGGCAGATGGCCGACCGGGCGACCTCCGCGCCGCAGCGCTCGACGACGCCCTTGAAGAGCTGGCGGTCCTCGCCCAGCTGGATCGCGCGCACGTCGGCGCCGATGAGCGGGCAGCCGTACTTCTCCAGGACCCCGGCCTCGTGCAGGGCGATCGCGGTGTTGAGCGCCGTCTGCCCGCCGAGGGTGGCCAGGACGGCGTCCGGACGCTCCTTGGCGATGATCGCCTCGACGATCTCGGGGGTGATGGGCTCGACGTAGGTGGCGTCGGCGACGCCGGGGTCGGTCATGATCGTCGCGGGGTTGGAGTTGACCAGGACGACGCGCACGCCCTCCTCGCGGAGCACGCGGCAGGCCTGCGTGCCGGAGTAGTCGAACTCCGCCGCCTGGCCGATGACGATCGGCCCGGAGCCGATGACCAGGACGCTCCGGATGTCCTCACGCCTGGGCACGGTTGTTCTCCTCGTGGGTCGTGGTGGTGGGGGCGGTCGTCCCCGGCCCGCCGGGGCCGGCGGGACCTGCGTCGCCGCGTCGTCGGTCCATCAGGGTCAGGAACCGGTCGAAGAGGTAGGCGGCGTCGTGCGGCCCGGCCGCGGCCTCGGGGTGGTACTGCACGGAGAAGGCCGGCACCGCCTGGCAGTGCAGGCCCTCCACGACGTCGTCGTTCAGGGCGATGTGCGAGCAGACGACCGGGCCGTAGGGCGTCTCCGTCGGCTGGTCGGTCGGCACGCCCTCGGGCCACGCCACGGCGAAGCCGTGGTTGTGCGCGGTGACCTCCACCTTGCCGGTGGACCGGTCCAGGACCGGCTGGTTGATGCCCCGGTGCCCGAAGGGCAGCTTGTAGGTGCCCAGGCCGAGGGCCCGGCCCAGCAGCTGGTTGCCGAAGCAGATGCCGAAGAACGGCATACCGGCGTCGAGGACCTGGCGCAGCAGCCCGACCTCGTGGTCGGCGGTGGCCGGGTCGCCCGGACCGTTGGAGAAGAAGACGCCGTCGGGCTGGACCGCGAGGACGTCCTCGAAGGTGCTCGTGGCGGGCAGCACGTGGACGCGCACGCCCCGCTCGGCCATGAGGGCCGGCGTGGTGCCCTTGATGCCGAGGTCGAGGGCCGCGACCGTGTAGCGGACCGGGACGCCCTCGGGCGGCGAGACGACGTAGGGCTGGTCGGTGCTCACCTCGGCGGCGAGCGCCGAGCCCGCCATCCGGGGCGCCTCGGTGACGGTGCGGAGCAGCTCCTCGTGGGGCCGCCCGGCGGCCTCCCCCGAGAAGATGCCGACGCGCATGGCACCGCGGTCGCGCAGGTGGCGGGTCAGGGCGCGGGTGTCGACCCCGCTGATGCCGACGACGCCCGCGTCGCGGAGCGCGTTCTCCAGGGGACCCTGGGCGCGCCAGTTGGAGGGGCGCAGCGCCGGGTCGCGGACGACGAGGCCGGCGGCCCAGATGCGTCGGCTCTCCATGTCGGCGCTGTTGACGCCGGTGTTGCCGATGTGGGGCGCGGTCATGACGATGACCTGCCGGTGGTAGGACGGGTCGGTCAGCGTCTCCTGGTAGCCGGTCATGCCGGTGGAGAAGACCGCCTCCCCCACCGTCCGCCCCACCGCGCCGTAGGCCTCGCCGCGGAAGGTGCGGCCGTCCTCCAGCACGAGGACGGCCTCGGCGGGCGGGACCGGGCTCCGGTCGGTGGCCTGGTCGGGTGTCCTCACAGCTCCTCCTCGGTGACGTCCTCGTTGCCCCACACCAGGCCCTCGCGGGCGGTCACGCGGCCGCGCAGCATGGTCAGGTGCACGGCGCCGACGAGGGTGCGGCCGTGCCAGGGGTTGTTGCGCGAGAGCGACTTGGACAGTGCTCTGTCGACGGTGGTCTCGCGGTCGGGGTCGACGAGCGTGAGGTTGGCCGGGGCGCCGACGCGCACACCCTGGCCCTGGTCGGCCAGCCTGGCGATGCGCGCGGGGGTGGTGGACATCGCCCGGGCGACGTCGGCCCAGCCCATGCGCCCGGACCGCACCATGACGGTGCTGACGACCGGCAGGGCCGTCTCCAGCCCGAGCATGCCGAAGGCGGCGTCGACGAAGGCGTGCTCCTTGTCGTGGCGCACGTGCGGCGCGTGGTCGGTGGCGACCGCGTCGATCGTGCCGTCGGCGAGCGCCTCCTGCAGGACCAGCGCGTCCTCGGTCGGGCGCAGCGGCGGGTTGACCTTGTAGACGGGGTCGTAGCCGGCGAGCAGGTCCGTGGTCAGCATGAGGTGGTGCGGCGTCACCTCGGCGGTGACGTCGATGCCCTGGGCCTTGGCCCAGCGCAGCACCTCCACGCTGCCGGCCGTCGACACGTGGGCGACGTGCACCCGGGAGCCGGTGTGGCGGGCGAGCATGACGTCGCGGGCGACGATGGTCTCCTCGGCGACCGAGGGCCAGCCCGGCAGGCCCAGCCGCCCGGACAGCTCGCCCTCGTGGCAGCAGGCGGCGGCCCCGGCCAGGCTCGGGTCCTGGCTGTGCTGGGAGATGACGCCGTCGAAGCTCTTGACGTACTCGAGCGCGCGGCGCATGACACGCGCGTCGTGGACGCACCGGCCGTCGTCGGAGAACACCCGGACGCGGGCGCGGGAGCGCGCCATGAGCCCGAGCTCGGCGAGCTCCTCGCCGCCCAGCCCCTTCGTGACGGCCCCGACCGGGTGGACGTCGACGTAGCCGGCGCGGCGGCCCAGGTCGAGGACCCGCTCGGCGACCTCGACGTTGTCGGTGACCGGGTCGGTGTTGGCCATGGCGAGCACGGCCGTGAAGCCGCCGGCCGCGGCGGCCTGGGAGCCGGTCGAGACGGTCTCGGCG
This genomic interval carries:
- a CDS encoding dihydroorotase; this translates as MTRPSPTAPRPVLVEGADIQGEGVQDVLVVDGRIAAVGPDAASEAPSGVQRLAASGLVLLPGLVDLHTHLREPGREDAETVSTGSQAAAAGGFTAVLAMANTDPVTDNVEVAERVLDLGRRAGYVDVHPVGAVTKGLGGEELAELGLMARSRARVRVFSDDGRCVHDARVMRRALEYVKSFDGVISQHSQDPSLAGAAACCHEGELSGRLGLPGWPSVAEETIVARDVMLARHTGSRVHVAHVSTAGSVEVLRWAKAQGIDVTAEVTPHHLMLTTDLLAGYDPVYKVNPPLRPTEDALVLQEALADGTIDAVATDHAPHVRHDKEHAFVDAAFGMLGLETALPVVSTVMVRSGRMGWADVARAMSTTPARIARLADQGQGVRVGAPANLTLVDPDRETTVDRALSKSLSRNNPWHGRTLVGAVHLTMLRGRVTAREGLVWGNEDVTEEEL
- the carB gene encoding carbamoyl-phosphate synthase large subunit, which translates into the protein MPRREDIRSVLVIGSGPIVIGQAAEFDYSGTQACRVLREEGVRVVLVNSNPATIMTDPGVADATYVEPITPEIVEAIIAKERPDAVLATLGGQTALNTAIALHEAGVLEKYGCPLIGADVRAIQLGEDRQLFKGVVERCGAEVARSAICHTMDEVLAAAEDLGYPVVVRPSFTMGGLGSGFAHDEESLRRIAGAGLQDSPTTEVLLEESILGWKEYELEIMRDHADNVVVVCSIENLDPMGVHTGDSITVAPAMTLTDREYQRLRDIGIAVIREVGVDTGGCNIQFAVNPEDGRVIVIEMNPRVSRSSALASKATGFPIAKIAAKMALGYTLDEVPNDITSGGAGSGEFYSAAFEPALDYVAVKVPRFAFEKFPAADPTLTTTMKSVGEVMALGRSFAEALQKALRSVERRGSSFHWREEEMPTPEMARALLDQARTPTDGRLVLVQQAMRGGCTVEEVHDATGIDPWFLDQIALVNGIAEEVRSTARAASGGQLTPALLRRAKRHGFSDAQLSGLTGMTEAVVRGVRHALGVRPVYKTVDTCAGEFVARTPYHYSSYDEETEIAPRERPAVIILGSGPNRIGQGVEFDYSCVHASLALREHGFDTVMVNCNPETVSTDYDTSSRLYFEPLTLEDVLEVVHAERQAGPLAGVIVQLGGQTPLGLAAALKAEGVPVVGTSPEAIHLAEDRGAFGRILAETGLTAPRHGIAYSVDEALEVAHEIGYPVLVRPSYVLGGRGMEIVYDDETLAAYVGRATKASPEHPVLVDRFLDTAVEIDVDAIYDGHDLYVGGIMEHIEEAGIHSGDSACVLPPFTLGRSELEQVREATRRLADAIGVRGLINVQFALAQDVLYVLEANPRASRTVPFVAKATGVALARAAARVMLGATIAELREEGVLPRETDGGSMPTDAPFSVKEAILPFRRFRTQTGQAVDSILGPEMRSTGEVMGIDASFGAAFAKSQLRAGSSLPTRGTVFVSVANRDKRSMIFPVKRLVDLGFTVIATAGTADVLRRNGISARVVRKHGDGQGRGGEPTVVDLITAGEVDMVINTPSGRDARADGYAIRAATTSLDKPIITTVQQLAAAVLGIEAMREGPLTVASLQEHSGRLDLFSRGAAERSAV
- the carA gene encoding glutamine-hydrolyzing carbamoyl-phosphate synthase small subunit; its protein translation is MRTPDQATDRSPVPPAEAVLVLEDGRTFRGEAYGAVGRTVGEAVFSTGMTGYQETLTDPSYHRQVIVMTAPHIGNTGVNSADMESRRIWAAGLVVRDPALRPSNWRAQGPLENALRDAGVVGISGVDTRALTRHLRDRGAMRVGIFSGEAAGRPHEELLRTVTEAPRMAGSALAAEVSTDQPYVVSPPEGVPVRYTVAALDLGIKGTTPALMAERGVRVHVLPATSTFEDVLAVQPDGVFFSNGPGDPATADHEVGLLRQVLDAGMPFFGICFGNQLLGRALGLGTYKLPFGHRGINQPVLDRSTGKVEVTAHNHGFAVAWPEGVPTDQPTETPYGPVVCSHIALNDDVVEGLHCQAVPAFSVQYHPEAAAGPHDAAYLFDRFLTLMDRRRGDAGPAGPGGPGTTAPTTTTHEENNRAQA